A window of Halopelagius inordinatus genomic DNA:
GCCGACTCCGCCGCGGCGGCAGGTCGAACACCGGTCGGTTGCGGCGGCGGCGGACGGCGCGCGCCGCGACGAACGCGTACCGCGCGACGCCGACGGCGAGATACGGCCACGGGACGACGCCGCCGACGACGCCCGCAGTCGCCGCCGCCAGGAGGCCGAACGCGTCGTACTCGACGTCGAGTCGTTCGCCGAGTCGCGTCTCGCAGTTCAGCGCGCGCGCAACCGCCCCGTCGAGAGCGTCCGAGACGACGGCGACCCCGTACGCGAGAGCGGGGAACCACGCGTCGAACTCCGCGGGCCGCACAGCGACGACGGCGAATCCGAGCACCCACGCCGAGAGTACACCGCGGCCGACCGTCACCGCGTTCGCCGGGCCGAGCGTCGAACCGACCGCGTCTCCCGGGGAAGCCCGGTTTTCGGCTCGGTTCGAGACCAGGATCCAACAGACGGCGGCGAGGCCGACGGACGCGCCCGCGAACCACTGACCGGCGACTGCGTCTCCGGCGTCGGTCCGGACGCCCGTCGCGGCGAGGGCCGTGAGACCGAACGCGAGAGCGACCACCGCTCGCGTCCGCCTGACGAGTCTCGGGGGGACCGTCTCCGTTCGCCGGTTCTCCTCGGCGATGTCCGCGTCGCTCACGGAGGAGAGACGGACGGCGGCCGCTTAATCGTTGGCTGATACGACCGACGGCGGCGCCGTCACGCCGCACGCGCCGCGTCTCGGAGCGAGACGGCGGCGAGAACGAGGAGGTAGGTCACGAGAGCCGCTACGAGCACCGTCACGGCGACCGGACCGATCGAAAGAACGCCGAGGGCGGCGACGACGAACGCGACGACGACGGCCGCTACCTGAACGACGAAGCGGTCCCACACCCGGCGGACGCGCGGGGCATCGAGCGAGAGCAGTCCCTCCAGCGTGAGCGTTCCCGCCGCGCCGACGACTGCCGCGAGGGGGTCCGCGGGAGCGGAGACGACGACCCCCGCAGCGAGGAGGGGACAGAGGACGGCGAGCGTCGAGAGTGCGTCGCGGCGGCGGCCCATACTGTAGCTACTCTCGGGGAACTTTTAGCCACGGAGGGTCCACGGCGAGTATGCCAAACGGGTTGGAGTCGCGGGTTCCGGACGCGCGCCGTCGGTTTCTCCTGTTTGCCGCCGGATCAGCGGTGCTCATGCTGGCCTACGCGGCGGTGTACCAGTGGGCGCTCGGAACCTTCGAGGGCGTCTCGACCAGCTACATCCAGTCGCTTCAGGTCGTCGTCGAGACGTTCTCGACCACCGGGTACGGCGAGCAGGCGGGGCTGTGGTCTACGACCCCGATGTTCGTGCTCATGATTCTCATGCAGATAACCGGCGTGGCGATCATCTTCCTCACGCTTCCGCTGTTTCTCGTTCC
This region includes:
- a CDS encoding CDP-alcohol phosphatidyltransferase family protein yields the protein MSDADIAEENRRTETVPPRLVRRTRAVVALAFGLTALAATGVRTDAGDAVAGQWFAGASVGLAAVCWILVSNRAENRASPGDAVGSTLGPANAVTVGRGVLSAWVLGFAVVAVRPAEFDAWFPALAYGVAVVSDALDGAVARALNCETRLGERLDVEYDAFGLLAAATAGVVGGVVPWPYLAVGVARYAFVAARAVRRRRNRPVFDLPPRRSRRVLAGLQMAYVVVALAPPTPRVVAVTGAALCGLPLLLGFVRDWLLVTGRRTDARRRR